A portion of the Streptomyces platensis genome contains these proteins:
- a CDS encoding DUF5304 domain-containing protein: MSDATERPADRQAEPDADAWSTACAEDLAAEKARHRAAHGPQPGSAAEELRKLAEAVTDKLAGIQLPGALGGIAAQGAVNQLFKQAKAAVEPVIERNPDIFDHLAAAGSELLAAYRSAVEGSERRWTREDLDDRPAAGREDDPRDDDGPTGTERIDLD; the protein is encoded by the coding sequence ATGAGTGATGCCACCGAGCGCCCCGCCGACCGCCAGGCCGAGCCCGACGCCGACGCCTGGTCGACCGCCTGCGCCGAGGACCTCGCGGCCGAGAAGGCCCGGCACCGCGCCGCCCACGGCCCGCAGCCGGGCAGCGCCGCCGAGGAACTGCGCAAGCTCGCGGAGGCGGTGACCGACAAGCTCGCCGGTATCCAGCTGCCCGGCGCGCTCGGCGGGATCGCCGCACAGGGCGCCGTCAACCAGCTGTTCAAGCAGGCCAAGGCGGCCGTCGAGCCGGTCATCGAGCGCAACCCCGACATCTTCGACCACCTCGCCGCGGCCGGCTCCGAGCTGCTCGCCGCCTACCGCTCCGCCGTCGAGGGCAGCGAGCGCCGCTGGACCCGTGAGGACCTCGACGACCGGCCCGCCGCCGGCCGCGAGGACGATCCGCGCGACGACGACGGCCCCACCGGCACCGAGCGGATCGACCTCGACTGA
- a CDS encoding AMP-dependent synthetase/ligase translates to MREFSLPALYEVPADGNLTDLIRRNAAQHPDVAVMGRKVNGAWQDVTAATFLAEVRAAAKGLIAAGVKPGDRVGLMSRTRYEWTLLDFAIWSAGAITVPVYETSSAEQIQWILGDSGAVACLVESPTHEATVESVRDRLPELENIWQIERDAIARLQAAGADISDDEVEARSALADADSPATIVYTSGTTGRPKGCVLSHRSFFAECGNIVERLRPLFRTGESSVLLFLPIAHVFGRLVQVAAVMAPIKLGHAPDIKNLTDDLASFRPKLVLGVPRVFEKVYNSARAKAQADGKGKIFDKAADVAIAYSRALETPSGPAFGLKLKYKVFDRLVYGKLRAVLGGRATHAISGGAPLGERLGHFYRGIGFTVLEGYGLTESCAATAFNPWDRQKIGTVGQPLPGSVVRIADDGEVLLHGEHLFTEYWNNPSATKEALSDGWFHTGDLGTLDEDGYLAITGRKKEILVTAGGKNVAPAVIEDRIRAHALIAECMVVGDGRPFIGALVTLDEEFLPRWAEEHGHPAGVTPAQLADDPELLAAVQRAVDDGNAAVSKAESVRKFRILPTQFTEESGHVTPSLKLKRNVVAKDFAEDIEALYRA, encoded by the coding sequence TTGCGCGAGTTCAGCCTTCCGGCCCTGTACGAGGTCCCCGCGGACGGCAACCTGACGGATCTCATCCGCCGAAATGCCGCGCAGCACCCGGATGTTGCCGTCATGGGACGCAAGGTGAACGGAGCGTGGCAGGACGTCACCGCCGCCACCTTCCTCGCCGAGGTCCGCGCCGCCGCCAAAGGCCTGATCGCCGCCGGGGTCAAGCCCGGCGACCGGGTCGGTCTGATGTCGCGCACCCGTTATGAGTGGACACTGCTGGACTTCGCCATCTGGAGCGCCGGCGCGATCACCGTCCCCGTGTACGAGACCAGTTCCGCCGAGCAGATCCAGTGGATCCTCGGTGACTCCGGTGCGGTGGCCTGCCTGGTGGAGTCCCCCACCCATGAGGCGACCGTCGAGTCGGTCCGCGACCGGCTGCCCGAGCTGGAGAACATCTGGCAGATCGAACGGGACGCCATCGCCCGGCTCCAGGCCGCGGGCGCCGATATCTCCGACGACGAGGTGGAGGCGCGCAGCGCGCTCGCCGACGCGGACTCGCCCGCGACCATCGTCTACACCTCCGGCACCACCGGCCGCCCCAAGGGCTGTGTGCTCAGCCACCGCAGCTTCTTCGCCGAGTGCGGCAACATCGTCGAGCGGCTGCGGCCGCTGTTCCGCACCGGCGAGTCCTCGGTGCTCCTCTTCCTCCCCATCGCGCATGTCTTCGGCCGGCTGGTGCAGGTCGCCGCGGTGATGGCGCCCATCAAGCTGGGCCACGCCCCCGACATCAAGAACCTCACCGACGACCTCGCCTCCTTCCGGCCGAAGCTGGTCCTGGGTGTGCCGCGGGTCTTCGAGAAGGTCTACAACTCGGCGCGGGCCAAGGCGCAGGCCGACGGCAAGGGCAAGATCTTCGACAAGGCGGCGGACGTCGCGATCGCCTACAGCCGCGCGCTGGAGACCCCGTCGGGCCCGGCGTTCGGTCTGAAGCTGAAGTACAAGGTCTTCGACCGGCTCGTCTACGGCAAGCTGCGCGCCGTCCTCGGCGGCCGCGCCACCCACGCCATCTCCGGCGGCGCCCCGCTCGGTGAACGGCTGGGCCACTTCTACCGCGGCATCGGCTTCACCGTCCTGGAGGGCTACGGCCTGACGGAGTCCTGTGCAGCCACCGCCTTCAACCCGTGGGACCGGCAGAAGATCGGCACCGTCGGCCAGCCGCTGCCCGGCTCGGTCGTGCGGATCGCCGACGACGGCGAGGTGCTGCTGCACGGCGAGCACCTGTTCACCGAGTACTGGAACAACCCGTCGGCCACCAAGGAGGCGCTGTCCGACGGCTGGTTCCACACCGGCGACCTCGGCACCCTCGACGAGGACGGCTACCTCGCCATCACCGGCCGCAAGAAGGAGATCCTGGTCACCGCGGGCGGCAAGAACGTCGCCCCGGCCGTGATCGAGGACCGGATCCGGGCGCACGCCCTGATCGCCGAGTGCATGGTCGTCGGCGACGGCCGGCCGTTCATCGGCGCGCTGGTCACCCTCGACGAGGAGTTCCTGCCCCGCTGGGCCGAGGAGCACGGACACCCGGCCGGGGTGACACCGGCTCAGCTCGCCGACGACCCGGAGCTGCTGGCCGCCGTTCAGCGCGCGGTCGACGACGGCAACGCGGCCGTCTCCAAGGCCGAGTCGGTGCGCAAGTTCCGCATCCTGCCGACCCAGTTCACCGAGGAGTCGGGCCATGTCACGCCCTCGCTGAAGCTCAAGCGGAACGTGGTCGCCAAGGACTTCGCGGAGGACATCGAGGCGCTCTACCGCGCGTAG
- a CDS encoding lysophospholipid acyltransferase family protein, whose translation MKFSIGGSLKLAFRPWVEGIENIPAEGPAILASNHLSFSDSFFLPAVLDRKVTFIAKSEYFTSPGVKGKLTAAFFKGVGQLPVDRSGGRGAGEAAIKSGIEVLERGELFGIYPEGTRSPDGRLYRGKPGGLARVALATGAPVIPVAMIDTEKVQPPGKIVPKMIRPGIRIGKPLDFTRYQGMEGDRFILRSVTDEVMYEIMKLSGQEYVDIYATAAKRQIAEAAKAEAKQQAEAEQAKKAAAE comes from the coding sequence ATGAAGTTTTCCATCGGCGGGTCGCTGAAGCTTGCCTTCAGGCCCTGGGTGGAAGGCATCGAGAACATCCCCGCCGAGGGTCCGGCGATCCTCGCGAGCAACCATCTGTCCTTCTCGGACTCCTTCTTCCTGCCCGCGGTGCTCGACCGCAAGGTCACCTTCATCGCCAAGTCCGAGTACTTCACCTCCCCGGGCGTCAAGGGCAAGCTGACCGCCGCGTTCTTCAAGGGCGTGGGTCAGCTGCCGGTCGACCGCTCCGGCGGCCGCGGCGCGGGCGAGGCGGCGATCAAGAGCGGTATCGAGGTCCTGGAACGCGGTGAGCTGTTCGGCATCTACCCGGAGGGCACCCGCTCCCCGGACGGCCGGCTCTACCGCGGCAAGCCGGGCGGGCTGGCCCGGGTGGCGCTGGCCACCGGCGCGCCGGTCATCCCCGTGGCGATGATCGACACCGAGAAGGTGCAGCCGCCGGGCAAGATCGTGCCGAAGATGATCCGGCCGGGCATCCGTATCGGCAAGCCGCTGGACTTCACCCGTTACCAGGGCATGGAGGGCGACCGCTTCATCCTGCGGTCGGTCACCGACGAGGTCATGTACGAGATCATGAAGCTGTCCGGCCAGGAGTACGTCGACATCTACGCGACCGCGGCCAAGCGGCAGATCGCCGAGGCCGCGAAGGCCGAGGCGAAGCAGCAGGCCGAGGCGGAGCAGGCCAAGAAGGCAGCCGCCGAATAG
- a CDS encoding endonuclease/exonuclease/phosphatase family protein, translating to MISLPASATEPGPAAGPSGRGGAAVIRVLSYNIRSLRDDRAALARVIRACEPDLVLVQEAPRFFRWRKAAEKLARAAGLVYVSGGGTTAGPMILSTLRAHVERTEEVLLPRTPGLHQRGFALAVVRIGGARLGVLSCHLSLADRERYEQAGLLLERLAALDVPYAVAGGDLNDRPEGRSFRRLAGALTDAWAAKPWGGEFTSTPHDPHQRIDAIFTTAGVEVLGCGVPHGLAGVREADLRAATDHLPVLAALRVPAGG from the coding sequence GTGATCTCGCTCCCCGCCTCCGCCACCGAACCCGGCCCCGCCGCCGGGCCGTCAGGACGCGGCGGTGCGGCCGTGATCCGGGTGCTCAGCTACAACATCCGTTCGCTGCGCGACGACCGGGCGGCACTGGCCCGGGTGATCCGGGCCTGCGAGCCCGATCTCGTGCTGGTCCAGGAGGCACCGCGGTTCTTCCGCTGGCGCAAGGCCGCCGAGAAGCTGGCCCGCGCGGCCGGTCTGGTGTACGTCAGCGGTGGCGGGACGACCGCGGGCCCGATGATCCTGTCCACCCTGCGCGCCCATGTGGAGCGTACGGAGGAGGTGCTGCTGCCCCGCACGCCCGGGCTGCACCAGCGTGGTTTCGCGCTCGCCGTGGTCCGGATCGGCGGGGCCCGGCTCGGCGTGCTCAGCTGCCACCTCAGCCTCGCCGACCGGGAGCGCTACGAGCAGGCCGGGCTGCTGCTGGAGCGGCTGGCCGCCCTGGACGTGCCGTACGCCGTCGCCGGGGGTGACCTCAACGACCGGCCGGAGGGCCGCAGCTTCCGGCGGCTGGCGGGGGCGCTCACGGACGCCTGGGCGGCGAAACCGTGGGGCGGGGAGTTCACCTCCACACCGCACGACCCGCATCAGCGGATCGACGCGATCTTCACCACGGCGGGTGTGGAGGTGCTGGGCTGCGGTGTGCCGCACGGGCTGGCGGGGGTACGGGAGGCCGACCTCCGGGCCGCCACGGATCATCTGCCGGTGCTGGCCGCCCTGCGGGTGCCGGCCGGCGGCTGA
- a CDS encoding ArsA family ATPase, which produces MRIVLVTGTGGAGRTTLAAATALAGARRGERALLLTTGSSAPETVLGTPLGADVPTPIAAGLHARRIDPGDRFRQEFLAFQERAGAALDLLGAAPLDEDELTELPGSEDFALLHALRGAHASDDWDLVVVDMPPAAETIRLLALPAQVRRYLRRLLPPERQAARALRPVLAQLAGVPMPAQKLYEAAERWETELAAVQRTIDDPGTSVRLVTEAGPVAAATLRSIRAGLALHGRRTDGLVVNRLLPTGSADPFLAALSGSQQTALKALREEFPDLPVHEVPHLGRDPQGVDELDELLGGPAGETGVDEPAGGPRPDPWAVEDRLATDGILVWRVPLPGAERRGLGLVRRGDEIVVTVGRFRRIRTLPSALRRCTVSGAGLHDGALEIRFTPDPDLWPKSD; this is translated from the coding sequence GTGCGCATCGTCCTCGTCACGGGCACCGGCGGTGCGGGCCGCACCACGCTCGCCGCCGCGACCGCCCTGGCCGGCGCCCGCCGGGGCGAGCGGGCCCTGCTGCTCACCACGGGGAGCAGCGCACCGGAAACGGTGCTGGGCACGCCCCTCGGCGCCGACGTGCCCACCCCGATAGCCGCCGGTCTGCACGCCCGACGTATCGACCCCGGCGACCGGTTCCGCCAGGAATTCCTCGCCTTCCAGGAGCGCGCCGGCGCCGCCCTCGACCTGCTCGGCGCCGCCCCTCTCGACGAGGACGAGCTCACCGAACTCCCCGGCTCCGAGGACTTTGCGCTGCTGCACGCGCTGCGCGGCGCACACGCCTCGGACGACTGGGACCTGGTCGTCGTCGACATGCCCCCGGCCGCCGAGACCATCCGGCTGCTCGCCCTGCCGGCCCAGGTGCGCCGCTATCTGCGCCGGCTGCTGCCGCCCGAGCGGCAGGCGGCCCGGGCGCTGCGCCCGGTGCTCGCCCAGCTGGCCGGCGTCCCGATGCCCGCCCAGAAGCTGTACGAGGCCGCCGAGCGCTGGGAGACCGAACTCGCCGCCGTCCAGCGCACGATCGACGACCCCGGCACCTCCGTACGCCTGGTCACCGAGGCCGGCCCGGTCGCCGCCGCCACGCTGCGCAGCATCCGCGCCGGACTCGCGCTGCACGGCCGGCGCACCGACGGCCTGGTCGTCAACCGGCTGCTGCCCACCGGCTCCGCCGACCCGTTCCTCGCCGCGCTCTCCGGCAGCCAGCAGACGGCCCTCAAGGCGCTGCGCGAGGAGTTCCCCGACCTCCCCGTCCATGAGGTGCCCCACCTGGGCCGGGACCCCCAGGGCGTCGACGAGCTCGACGAGTTGCTCGGCGGCCCGGCGGGCGAGACCGGCGTGGACGAGCCCGCCGGCGGACCCCGCCCCGACCCCTGGGCCGTCGAGGACCGGCTGGCCACCGACGGCATCCTGGTCTGGCGGGTGCCGCTGCCCGGCGCCGAACGCCGGGGCCTCGGCCTGGTGCGCCGCGGCGACGAGATCGTGGTCACCGTAGGCCGCTTCCGGCGGATCCGTACGCTGCCCTCCGCGCTGCGCCGCTGCACCGTCTCCGGTGCCGGACTGCACGACGGCGCCCTGGAGATCCGCTTCACCCCGGATCCGGATCTGTGGCCCAAGAGCGACTGA
- a CDS encoding metallophosphoesterase family protein has protein sequence MRVHVVSDVHGNSRDLAAAGAGADALICLGDLVLFLDYADHSRGIFPELFGVANADAVVELRTARRFEEARALGRRLWGELDRTGVSRESAIEGAVRRQYAELFAAFPNPTYATYGNVDIPRLWPEYAGPGTTVLDGQRVEIGGRVFGFVGGGLTTPMRTPYEISDEEYAAKIEAVGEVDVLCTHIPPDVPELCYDTVARRFERGSAALLHAIRTTRPRYSLFGHVHQPLVRRARIEGTECVNVGHFNATGTPYVLEW, from the coding sequence ATGCGTGTGCATGTGGTCAGTGACGTACACGGCAACAGCCGCGACCTCGCGGCGGCCGGAGCCGGCGCCGATGCCCTGATCTGCCTCGGTGACCTGGTCCTTTTCCTCGACTATGCCGACCACTCGCGCGGCATCTTCCCCGAGCTCTTCGGCGTCGCGAACGCCGACGCGGTGGTCGAACTGCGCACCGCCCGCCGCTTCGAGGAGGCCCGCGCCCTGGGCCGCCGGCTGTGGGGCGAGCTGGACCGTACGGGCGTGAGCCGGGAGTCGGCCATCGAGGGCGCGGTCCGCCGGCAGTACGCCGAACTCTTCGCCGCCTTCCCGAATCCCACGTACGCCACCTACGGCAACGTCGACATACCGCGCCTGTGGCCCGAGTACGCCGGACCGGGCACCACCGTCCTGGACGGCCAGCGGGTGGAGATCGGCGGCCGGGTCTTCGGGTTCGTCGGCGGCGGCCTGACCACCCCCATGCGCACGCCCTACGAGATCAGCGACGAGGAGTACGCCGCCAAGATCGAGGCGGTCGGCGAGGTGGACGTGCTGTGCACCCATATCCCGCCCGACGTCCCCGAGCTCTGCTACGACACCGTCGCCCGCCGCTTCGAGCGCGGCAGCGCGGCCCTGCTGCACGCCATCCGCACCACCCGGCCGCGCTACTCCCTCTTCGGCCATGTGCACCAGCCGCTGGTCCGCCGGGCCCGGATCGAGGGCACGGAATGCGTCAATGTCGGCCACTTCAACGCGACCGGGACGCCCTATGTCCTGGAGTGGTGA
- a CDS encoding glycosyltransferase family 4 protein, with product MHKTLIVTNDFPPRPGGIQAFLHSMALRLDPTQVVVYASTWKRSAEGRAATAAFDAEQPFPVIRDRTTMLLPTPRVTRRATGLLREHGCSSVWFGAAAPLGLMAPALRAAGARRIVGTTHGHEAGWAQLPAARQLLRRIGTGTDTLTYLGEYTRSRIAGALTPEAAARMVQLPPGVDEKTFHPGSGGDAVRDRLGLTGRPVVVCVSRLVPRKGQDTLIEAMPAVLAAVPDAVLLIVGGGPYEKALHALAHEKGVAESVRFTGAVPWEELPAHYGAGDVFAMPCRTRRGGLDVEGLGIVYLEASATGLPVVAGDSGGAPDAVLEGETGWVVPGGSPAPTADRIVTLLKDPALRRSMGERGRAWVEEKWRWDLLAERLKELL from the coding sequence GTGCACAAGACCTTGATCGTCACGAACGACTTCCCGCCGCGGCCCGGCGGCATCCAGGCCTTCCTGCACAGCATGGCGCTGCGCCTGGACCCCACCCAGGTCGTCGTCTACGCCTCGACCTGGAAGCGCAGCGCCGAGGGCCGCGCGGCGACCGCAGCCTTCGACGCCGAGCAGCCGTTCCCGGTGATCCGGGACCGTACGACGATGCTGCTGCCCACCCCGAGGGTGACCCGGCGGGCCACCGGGCTGCTGCGGGAACACGGCTGCTCCTCCGTCTGGTTCGGGGCGGCGGCGCCGCTCGGGCTGATGGCGCCCGCGCTCCGGGCGGCCGGCGCCCGCCGCATCGTGGGGACCACGCACGGCCACGAGGCGGGCTGGGCGCAGCTGCCGGCCGCCCGGCAGCTGCTGCGCCGGATCGGTACGGGGACGGACACGCTCACCTACCTCGGCGAGTACACCCGCTCGCGGATCGCCGGTGCGCTCACGCCGGAGGCCGCCGCACGGATGGTCCAACTCCCGCCCGGCGTCGACGAGAAGACCTTTCACCCCGGCTCGGGCGGCGACGCCGTACGGGACCGGCTCGGGCTCACCGGCCGGCCGGTGGTGGTGTGTGTCTCGCGGCTGGTCCCGCGCAAGGGCCAGGACACCCTGATCGAGGCGATGCCGGCCGTCCTGGCCGCGGTGCCCGACGCGGTGCTGCTGATCGTCGGCGGCGGCCCGTACGAGAAGGCCCTGCACGCGCTGGCCCACGAGAAGGGCGTCGCGGAGTCGGTCCGCTTCACCGGCGCGGTCCCGTGGGAGGAGCTGCCGGCCCACTACGGCGCCGGCGACGTCTTCGCGATGCCGTGCCGCACCCGCCGCGGCGGGCTGGATGTCGAGGGCCTCGGCATCGTCTACCTGGAGGCCTCCGCCACCGGCCTGCCCGTGGTGGCGGGCGACTCGGGCGGCGCCCCCGACGCCGTCCTGGAAGGCGAGACGGGCTGGGTCGTCCCCGGCGGGTCCCCGGCCCCCACCGCCGACCGCATCGTCACCCTGCTCAAGGACCCCGCGCTGCGCCGCTCGATGGGCGAACGCGGCCGCGCCTGGGTGGAGGAGAAGTGGCGCTGGGACCTGCTGGCGGAGCGCCTGAAGGAACTTCTCTGA
- the macS gene encoding MacS family sensor histidine kinase → MTDTETRTVRGGLAARGRHKPPPVVRMSVELPLWRALTGYRILTLVYTLCLVGLSYRKYDHPLGAAAYMGALTIWMVLTWRRTTSAERCTRHFLLADLGFAVGGILLTPLVDSHARIMDGAPTLPSIWTAGAVLGFAIKGGWRWAAVASSFVAVANLVERQELARDTVHNVVLVWVASVGIGYVVEVARSSERTLARALQIEAATRERERLARDIHDSVLQVLAMVQRRGTEIGGEAAELGRMAGEQEVALRTLVAGGLVSPPRGGGPDGAAGTVPHPADGSEPDDLDAAAPTGPVPDPAGDGPCDVRALLAPFAGAGVTFSEPGAPVVLPAAAAAELAAAVSAALDNVRVHAGGEARAWILVEDEPQAVIVTVRDDGPGIPEGRLADAEREGRMGVALSIRGRLRDLGGTAEWVSVPGQGTEVELTVPKGTAPEGGRRGKARA, encoded by the coding sequence ATGACGGATACGGAGACACGGACCGTGCGCGGCGGCCTGGCCGCCAGGGGCAGGCACAAGCCGCCGCCGGTGGTGCGGATGTCCGTCGAGCTGCCGCTGTGGCGCGCGCTCACCGGCTACCGCATCCTGACCCTCGTCTACACCCTGTGCCTGGTCGGGCTCTCGTACCGCAAGTACGACCACCCGCTGGGCGCCGCCGCCTATATGGGCGCGCTCACCATCTGGATGGTGCTGACCTGGCGCCGGACCACCTCCGCGGAGCGCTGCACCCGGCACTTCCTGCTCGCCGACCTCGGCTTCGCGGTCGGCGGCATCCTGCTCACCCCGCTGGTCGACAGCCACGCCCGCATCATGGACGGTGCGCCGACGCTGCCCTCCATCTGGACGGCGGGTGCCGTCCTGGGCTTCGCGATCAAGGGCGGCTGGCGCTGGGCCGCGGTGGCTTCCAGCTTCGTGGCGGTGGCCAACCTGGTCGAACGCCAGGAGCTGGCCCGCGACACGGTCCACAACGTGGTGCTGGTGTGGGTGGCCAGCGTCGGCATCGGCTATGTCGTCGAGGTGGCCCGCTCCAGTGAGCGCACCCTCGCGCGCGCCCTCCAGATCGAGGCGGCCACCCGGGAGCGCGAGCGGCTGGCCCGCGACATCCACGACAGCGTGCTCCAGGTGCTGGCGATGGTGCAGCGGCGCGGTACCGAGATCGGCGGCGAGGCGGCCGAACTGGGCCGGATGGCCGGGGAGCAGGAGGTCGCGCTGCGGACCCTGGTCGCCGGCGGGCTGGTGTCGCCGCCGCGCGGGGGCGGACCGGACGGTGCGGCGGGGACCGTGCCGCACCCGGCCGACGGGAGCGAGCCGGACGACCTGGATGCCGCTGCCCCGACTGGACCGGTACCGGACCCGGCCGGTGACGGGCCGTGTGACGTCCGGGCGTTGCTCGCGCCCTTCGCGGGTGCCGGGGTGACGTTCTCCGAGCCCGGTGCCCCGGTCGTGCTGCCGGCCGCCGCGGCGGCCGAGCTCGCGGCCGCTGTCAGTGCGGCGCTGGACAATGTGCGGGTGCATGCGGGGGGCGAGGCCCGCGCGTGGATCCTGGTGGAGGACGAGCCGCAGGCGGTGATCGTGACGGTCCGCGACGACGGCCCCGGCATTCCCGAGGGCCGGCTCGCGGACGCCGAGCGCGAGGGCCGGATGGGGGTGGCCCTGTCGATCCGCGGCCGGCTGCGGGACCTGGGCGGCACCGCGGAGTGGGTCTCGGTCCCGGGCCAGGGCACGGAAGTGGAGT
- a CDS encoding alpha/beta hydrolase: MPLLPGAEPFRRDGGEVGVLVCHGFTGSPQSVRPWAEYLADRGLTVALPLLPGHGTRWQDMQITTWQDWYAEVDRELRALTERCSKVFVCGLSMGGALALRLAAKHGEAISGVAVVNPANKLHDAAAPLLPVLRYLVRTTKGVVSDIAKPGAQEVGYERVPLHAADSLRRFFGRVDSELPGVTQPLLVMTSPQDHVVPAADSERILARVSSTDVRQTLLERSYHVATLDHDAEQIFRDTFAFIARLAPEAADAAQEGTAASGGA, translated from the coding sequence GTGCCGCTCCTTCCCGGAGCCGAGCCGTTCCGCCGTGACGGCGGAGAGGTCGGCGTCCTTGTGTGCCACGGCTTCACCGGCTCCCCCCAGTCCGTCCGCCCCTGGGCGGAATACCTGGCCGACCGGGGACTGACGGTCGCCCTCCCGCTGCTGCCCGGTCACGGCACCCGCTGGCAGGACATGCAGATCACCACCTGGCAGGACTGGTACGCCGAGGTCGACCGCGAGCTGCGCGCGCTGACCGAGCGCTGCTCCAAGGTCTTCGTCTGCGGCCTGTCGATGGGCGGTGCGCTGGCGCTGCGGCTGGCCGCCAAGCACGGCGAGGCGATCAGCGGGGTGGCGGTGGTCAACCCGGCCAACAAGCTCCATGACGCGGCCGCCCCGCTGCTCCCGGTGCTGCGGTATCTCGTACGGACCACTAAGGGCGTGGTCAGCGACATCGCCAAGCCCGGCGCCCAGGAGGTCGGCTACGAGCGGGTGCCGCTGCACGCCGCGGATTCGCTGCGCCGGTTCTTCGGGCGGGTCGACTCCGAACTCCCGGGCGTCACCCAGCCGTTGCTGGTGATGACCAGCCCGCAGGACCATGTCGTACCGGCCGCGGACTCCGAGCGGATTCTCGCCCGGGTCTCCTCCACGGATGTGCGGCAGACGCTGCTGGAGCGCAGCTACCACGTCGCGACGCTGGACCACGACGCCGAGCAGATCTTCCGGGACACCTTCGCCTTCATCGCCCGGCTCGCGCCGGAGGCGGCGGACGCGGCGCAGGAGGGGACGGCGGCCAGTGGCGGAGCGTAG
- a CDS encoding ROK family glucokinase produces the protein MGLTIGVDIGGTKIAAGVVDEEGSILETCQVPTPHATDALTEAIAEAVRTVGAGHHVEAVGIGAAGYVDEKRATVLFAPNIDWRHEPLKDKVEQRVGLPVVVENDANAAAWGEYKFGAGQGHSDVICITLGTGLGGGIIIGNKLRRGRFGVAAEFGHIRVVPDGLLCGCGNQGCWEQYASGRALLRYARQRAFATPENAQILLSLGDGTSEGIQGRHVSEAARQGDPVAIDSFRELARWAGAGLADLASLFDPSAFIVGGGVSDEGELVLEPIRKSFRRWLVGNQWRPHAQVLAAQLGGKAGLVGAADLARQG, from the coding sequence ATGGGACTCACCATCGGCGTCGACATCGGCGGCACGAAGATCGCGGCCGGCGTGGTCGACGAAGAGGGCTCGATCCTTGAGACGTGCCAGGTGCCGACTCCGCATGCCACCGATGCGCTGACCGAAGCCATCGCGGAGGCGGTACGCACCGTCGGCGCGGGCCATCATGTCGAGGCCGTCGGCATCGGTGCCGCCGGCTATGTCGACGAGAAGCGGGCGACGGTCCTGTTCGCACCGAACATCGACTGGCGCCACGAACCGCTCAAGGACAAGGTCGAACAGCGCGTCGGCCTCCCCGTGGTGGTCGAGAACGACGCCAACGCGGCGGCCTGGGGCGAGTACAAGTTCGGCGCCGGCCAGGGCCACAGCGACGTCATCTGCATCACCCTCGGCACCGGCCTCGGCGGCGGCATCATCATCGGCAACAAGCTGCGCCGTGGCCGCTTCGGCGTCGCCGCGGAATTCGGGCACATCCGGGTCGTCCCCGACGGTCTGCTGTGCGGCTGCGGCAACCAGGGCTGCTGGGAGCAGTACGCCTCCGGCCGCGCCCTGCTGCGCTACGCCCGTCAGCGCGCCTTCGCCACCCCCGAGAACGCCCAGATCCTGCTGTCCCTCGGCGACGGCACCTCCGAGGGCATCCAGGGCCGGCACGTGAGCGAGGCCGCCCGCCAGGGCGACCCGGTCGCCATCGACTCGTTCCGCGAACTGGCCCGCTGGGCCGGCGCCGGGCTCGCCGACCTCGCCTCGCTCTTCGACCCGTCCGCGTTCATCGTCGGCGGCGGCGTCTCGGACGAGGGCGAACTGGTCCTGGAGCCGATCCGCAAGTCCTTCCGCCGCTGGCTGGTCGGCAACCAGTGGCGGCCGCACGCACAGGTGCTCGCGGCCCAGCTCGGCGGCAAGGCCGGTCTGGTCGGCGCGGCCGACCTGGCGCGCCAGGGCTGA
- a CDS encoding SRPBCC family protein: protein MAEHTSSSITIEAAPAEVMGVIADFDRYPEWTGEVKEAEVLAKDDRGRAEQVRLLLDAGAIKDDHTLAYTWTGENEVSWSLVKSQMLRALDGSYQLSALGNGVRTEVTYQLTVDVKIPMLGMIKRKAEKVIIDRALAGLKKRVESGHDGPQTPADEAKKL, encoded by the coding sequence ATGGCCGAACACACCAGCTCGAGCATCACGATCGAGGCGGCACCCGCCGAAGTGATGGGAGTGATCGCCGACTTTGACCGCTACCCGGAATGGACCGGAGAGGTCAAAGAGGCAGAGGTGCTCGCCAAGGACGACCGCGGCCGCGCCGAGCAGGTGCGCCTGCTGCTGGACGCCGGGGCGATCAAGGACGACCACACCCTCGCCTACACCTGGACCGGCGAGAACGAGGTCAGCTGGTCCCTGGTCAAGTCCCAGATGCTGCGCGCCCTCGACGGCTCCTACCAGCTCTCCGCGCTCGGCAACGGCGTACGCACCGAGGTGACCTACCAGCTCACCGTCGACGTCAAGATCCCGATGCTCGGGATGATCAAGCGCAAGGCCGAGAAGGTCATCATCGACCGGGCGCTGGCCGGGCTGAAGAAGCGCGTCGAGAGCGGCCACGACGGCCCGCAGACGCCCGCCGACGAGGCCAAGAAGCTCTGA